The genomic interval TAGGTGAATACTTTTATTTGATAGGAAAGGATGACATAAAACCGTTAAAAAAAGATTTCCCCCCCGATTCTCATAAAGGTACTTTTGGACACGCTGGAATAATTTCAGGGGAAAAGGGAAAGCTTGGAGCATCTATTTTAGCGTCGTTTGCAGCTCTTAAAAGTGGTTGCGGTTTATCTACCGTTTATATTGAAGAAAGCGATTATCCGTTTGTATCCTCATTTTATCCAGAAGTAATGTTTTATCTCGCAAAAGTAAAAAACAGCGACGATTTTTTAACAGAATTTTTAAATACAAAATCTGCTGTTTTAATCGGGCAGGGGTTAGGTGTTGGTGAGTATCAGAAAAGCCTTGTTAAAAAGGTTATAAAGCTTTTTGACAAACCTATAGTTTTTGATGCAGATGTTTTTAAAAATTTTACGGTTGACGAATTTGCTGAATATACAAAAGGAAAAGAAATTGTGCTAACCCCTCATCCCGGGGAGATGTCCTCTTTTACAGGTTATTCAACAAAAGAAATTCAGGAAAACAGAATTGAGGTTGCAAAAGAAGTTTCTTTAAAAACAGGTGCAGTTGTTGTATTAAAAGGCTATCAAACAGTGATTGCTAACAGAGAAAAGGTTTTTGTTAATACAACTGGCACAAGTGCATTGGGCACAGCAGGGAGTGGAGATGTTTTAGGTGGGATAATCACTTCTTTAATTTGCCAGGGTTATAGTTTAATCAATGCGGTACTATTAGGTGTTATTTCCCACGGGCTTGCAGGAGAAATTGCTGAGAATGCAGAGGGTAGAGAGGGAGTTACCGCAGGCTCTCTAATTGATAAAATTTCGAAAGCTTTAAACTATGGTATTGAATAAATTAAAATTTATATCCAATAGTGTGGAAGAAACGTACAATATAGCAAAAAAGGGAATAGCTCCTTTTGTTAAAAAAGGGGATATTGTTATCCTTGATGGAGAGTTAGGTGCTGGTAAAACAACATTTGTAAGGGGATTTGTGGAATTTTTCGGAATAAATCCAGAATATGTTTCAAGCCCAACATTCACCTTAATCAATATTTACAAGGGTGGAGAAATTGATATCTTCCATGTGGATTTTTA from Thermotomaculum hydrothermale carries:
- the tsaE gene encoding tRNA (adenosine(37)-N6)-threonylcarbamoyltransferase complex ATPase subunit type 1 TsaE — protein: MEETYNIAKKGIAPFVKKGDIVILDGELGAGKTTFVRGFVEFFGINPEYVSSPTFTLINIYKGGEIDIFHVDFYRILEGNDVFFDELIELQDNGITVIEWGKKFVDELKEYCEGNIYVLQIKKSEEFTRELTFEKYTDN
- a CDS encoding NAD(P)H-hydrate dehydratase; this encodes MRVVVDSIRMREADRLTIEMLNSNGIILMEHAGTACVRELEKEFGRRLIEKKVLCIAGKGNNGGDAIVVARQLKSKGVNVKLILLAKPDDYKGDARFQLEIIRNYPVEIEVIDKDRSDGLEVFRKNLSESDIVVDGIFGTGLSKPVEGFYRKIIDAINNDFNGFVLSVDIPSGLFADKSTDIYSHIKANLTVTFGKIKPCHVLYPASKSCGRVVEDWITIPDFVFEKVGEYFYLIGKDDIKPLKKDFPPDSHKGTFGHAGIISGEKGKLGASILASFAALKSGCGLSTVYIEESDYPFVSSFYPEVMFYLAKVKNSDDFLTEFLNTKSAVLIGQGLGVGEYQKSLVKKVIKLFDKPIVFDADVFKNFTVDEFAEYTKGKEIVLTPHPGEMSSFTGYSTKEIQENRIEVAKEVSLKTGAVVVLKGYQTVIANREKVFVNTTGTSALGTAGSGDVLGGIITSLICQGYSLINAVLLGVISHGLAGEIAENAEGREGVTAGSLIDKISKALNYGIE